The nucleotide window AGTGTATTTACAGGAAAAAACGATGGTCGTATATATGCTGAAAAGAATTAAGGCTGAAAAGAAAGAACATTCATCTACTATTTCTTGATGTATGCTATCGTATATTGCTTCTCTACTTGCTCAAAATCAAATTTGCATCTATGAAAAGGTAAGAAATTAAGGCCAGCGAGATGGCAGTAGATTGGCATGTTTACAGAAAAAACAAATAGCCATGCAAGTTTGAAAGAACATCTTTTTACTATTCCTTGCTATATGCATATTTCCCATCTTCTTCCTTCAGAATCAAATGTGCCTACTAAAGGATAAGAAATGAAGGCTGCAATCTAAGAATACTTTTATTTGCCATTCTGAATTTCTATCACAGCACAGAGGAATGAGGAATGGATACATGAGGCATGGCGTAAGCGTAGGGGTCAGCCAGGGCACGACGCAAGAGTctgcccatctcctctcaaagTTAGTTCTTGCTCTGTCCCCACTACCTCGCCTGCCAACTCTCTGATAGAGTATTTTATTTCTGCAATGTATTATATTCTTTGAAGCAATTGCAAATTTTCCATAGCTTCTTGGCATACTATGGATTTAATTCTTTGCGAGAACAAGCAAAAGATAGTAGCAGTTTCTTTCAGATACAATTTCGGAAAGGTTTGCCGACTAAATGTACAAATATGAGCAAAAGGGGCCATGCTAATTAATGTTGGCCAGGCTCAGGAGTAAAGTTATACAGATTTTGATTTGCAAGTTATTTTGTCCAGCACGAAAGGCACTAATGCGTCCCGAAAACCTAGCGCACAAAGGACCAATCCTTCCCTTCCTCGAGCCCCATTCGAGTCCGCGCCGTTCAGCATCTCCAGCCTCCTCTGCTCCTCGACCCTCCGGCCCCACGGCCtctcgcgccgccgccttcttcccTGGACGTCTTCCCCGACGCTCGTGGTGCAGCAGCGGCCATTGCAGTAGGTTAGTTAAGCTTGCTTGCCTAACCTGCTATGGATGAATGGTGTGTCTCACCAGGAAACATTAGATTAATGAATTACTTGGCCTCTACAAATTTCGAAATATTGGTTCGGGATATATTAATTTCCACTCCTTATTGTTCATGGCATAAACAAGCACTATAAAAGGTCACAAGTAGAAACTTAGGTCAAGTTATTGCTGGATGTAGCCTGCTTTGTTCAATTGAAATATATTTGCAACATGAGCTGGTTGTTGATCGTTACTCTCGATTGAGGAATGGGAAAAAAATCACATCTTGTGGTGTTTACTACTTTTTGCATTGTCAAATTGAAAATGTTCTGCAAAAAAATAGTAGGTTTCCCTTTCAATAGTTCATTTTGTCAGTCCAGTTGTATCGACAGTTCAATTTTTGTTGGTCTGGGCATAGCAAGGGAGGTCCCCCATATTTGATGAGTGGCTTGAAGCTGAACTTCTGTATTTACCTGTGCTTCCTATGCATCTAATATGACCTATAAATTTAAACAGAATTTCATGAGTTGCAAGTTGCAGCTTATTTTCTTGTACAGTCTTGCTATTTGATTATTCTCCTTATGCCTCCACCCTGTAATATTCTCCCAATGGCCGATCCATGAACTCACAGCAAAACATTAGGTTCTATGCCAAGTTGTTGGCACCGTATATATACTGAAAGTGGAGTGGTAATACTTGAACTTTTTTCTTCCCCTTGTAGTAACACAGACGTCGGTAGCAGGAGAAAGTATGTGACTTGGTTGAGtcagccaagaaatatggtggtACAATGCACATATTTCCTTCGATGCATGTCTCCGGCGACCCTGAGTATAAATACTGCTATCATTTCTTACTACACACTTTATTTAGAGGTGCTCTGAATTAGAACTCCCCATTGGCATATCTGCAGTTCCATGCTATACATCCC belongs to Triticum urartu cultivar G1812 chromosome 7, Tu2.1, whole genome shotgun sequence and includes:
- the LOC125520798 gene encoding uncharacterized protein LOC125520798 isoform X1; amino-acid sequence: MEEAVVVRHGGGAAGKLVEHRGMRNGYMRHGVSVGVSQGTTQESAHLLSNTKGTNASRKPSAQRTNPSLPRAPFESAPFSISSLLCSSTLRPHGLSRRRLLPWTSSPTLVVQQRPLQ
- the LOC125520798 gene encoding uncharacterized protein LOC125520798 isoform X2, whose translation is MEEAVVVRHGGGAAGKLVEHRGMRNGYMRHGVSVGVSQGTTQESAHLLSNNTDVGSRRKYVTWLSQPRNMVVQCTYFLRCMSPATLSINTAIISYYTLYLEVL